One stretch of Streptomyces peucetius DNA includes these proteins:
- a CDS encoding amidohydrolase translates to MRATPLFTGLDTQLPALRDLYQDLHAHPELAFQEVRTAGVVAKLLRAQGWEVTERVGGTGVVGVLGSQAGPVVLLRADMDGLPVLEATGLPYASTRTGVDADGAEVPVMHACGHDMHVTCLLGATALLAVHREAWRGTVVAVFQPAEEVSGAQAMIDDGFAERFPRPDVCLAQHVGPLPAGVAATRPGAVMSASDSFDVRLFGRGGHGSAPENTVDPVVMAAAVVMRLQTVVSREVGANQAAVVTVGSLHSGTKENIIPDTAEMKLNIRSSDPAVRTKVLAAVERIVRAEALAAGAPKEPEITPLNSFPLTMNDADATATATAGLEAVLGEGQVWTLPQPVTGSEDFGAFGASMGVPSVFWHFGGADPALFPDPSPAALMGGGLPPGVAYNHSPQYAPLQDPTIELGVRALLGAAGQWLVRGGGDAG, encoded by the coding sequence ATGCGAGCAACGCCGCTGTTCACCGGACTCGACACACAGCTTCCCGCACTGAGGGACCTCTACCAGGACCTGCACGCCCATCCGGAACTGGCGTTCCAGGAGGTCCGTACGGCGGGTGTCGTGGCGAAGCTGCTGCGGGCACAGGGCTGGGAGGTCACCGAGCGCGTGGGCGGTACGGGCGTGGTCGGCGTGCTCGGATCCCAGGCAGGCCCCGTCGTCCTGCTGCGGGCGGACATGGACGGACTGCCCGTGCTGGAGGCGACCGGGCTGCCCTACGCCTCCACGCGCACCGGGGTCGACGCCGACGGCGCCGAAGTGCCCGTCATGCACGCCTGCGGGCACGACATGCACGTCACCTGCCTGCTCGGTGCGACGGCCCTGCTCGCCGTCCACCGGGAGGCGTGGCGGGGCACCGTGGTCGCCGTCTTCCAGCCGGCCGAGGAGGTCAGCGGGGCGCAGGCCATGATCGACGACGGGTTCGCCGAGCGTTTTCCGCGCCCCGATGTGTGCCTGGCCCAGCATGTGGGCCCCCTCCCGGCCGGCGTCGCCGCCACCCGGCCCGGCGCCGTGATGAGCGCCTCCGACAGCTTCGACGTCCGGCTCTTCGGCCGGGGCGGTCACGGGTCCGCGCCGGAGAACACCGTCGACCCGGTGGTGATGGCGGCCGCGGTCGTCATGCGGCTGCAGACCGTGGTGTCCCGCGAGGTGGGGGCGAACCAGGCCGCCGTCGTCACCGTGGGGTCCCTGCACAGCGGCACCAAGGAGAACATCATCCCGGACACGGCGGAGATGAAGCTCAACATCCGCAGTTCCGACCCGGCCGTGCGCACCAAGGTGCTCGCCGCGGTCGAGCGGATCGTACGGGCGGAGGCGCTCGCGGCGGGTGCGCCGAAGGAACCGGAGATAACCCCGCTCAACAGCTTTCCGCTCACGATGAACGACGCCGACGCGACGGCCACCGCGACGGCGGGACTCGAGGCGGTGCTGGGCGAGGGGCAGGTGTGGACACTGCCGCAGCCCGTCACCGGCAGCGAGGACTTCGGTGCCTTCGGGGCGTCGATGGGAGTGCCCTCCGTCTTCTGGCACTTCGGCGGCGCCGACCCGGCCCTGTTCCCGGACCCTTCGCCGGCGGCGCTGATGGGTGGCGGTCTGCCCCCGGGGGTGGCGTACAACCACTCGCCGCAGTACGCCCCTCTCCAGGACCCGACCATCGAACTGGGCGTGCGGGCGCTCCTCGGCGCGGCGGGGCAGTGGCTCGTGCGCGGCGGGGGCGACGCGGGGTAG
- a CDS encoding uracil-xanthine permease family protein produces MLLFGIQHVLVMAATPISAIFLMSATLRLDASLTVDLLSAAFVLSGVGSLIQSLGPWKFGPRLPFVMLPGGAPLILFIAVAEQHGLRTATGAVILTAAFYFVVLPVFSRLLAFFPALVIGTMIVIVGVNLVKVGAVLVTGRPGEPGFADPVNLGLGMATIGFTVVFYLLFTGVLRQLAVMLGLLAGTAAAAVAGAIDVGGGAGGGLVQLPQLMPFGSPEFNLVAALPLMLYSLASMAEATGQTVINAEAVGKDIDKRTDVPKTVRGDALTSLFGGFFGLPLMVTSGENIGIVRVTGVRSRYVTAAAGVVLIAIGFLAPVTSAISVIPSAVVGGTAMVVFAVITVLGIQMLGRSDLDKHTSTFICAVALALGLLPILVPGVYGGFPPNVRILLESGVAVGAFVAAVLNVLFHHVRPGVAARLSTARTESDR; encoded by the coding sequence ATCCTGCTCTTTGGCATTCAGCACGTCCTCGTCATGGCCGCCACCCCCATCTCGGCGATCTTCCTGATGAGCGCCACGCTCCGGCTCGACGCCTCGCTGACCGTCGACTTGCTCTCCGCGGCCTTCGTGCTCTCCGGTGTCGGGTCACTGATCCAGTCGCTCGGGCCCTGGAAGTTCGGCCCGCGGCTGCCCTTCGTGATGCTGCCGGGCGGGGCGCCGCTCATCCTGTTCATCGCGGTCGCCGAGCAGCACGGCCTGCGCACCGCCACCGGCGCGGTCATCCTGACGGCGGCCTTCTACTTCGTCGTGCTGCCCGTCTTCTCCCGGCTGCTCGCGTTCTTCCCCGCCCTCGTCATCGGCACGATGATCGTCATCGTCGGCGTCAATCTGGTGAAGGTCGGCGCGGTCCTGGTCACCGGGCGCCCCGGCGAGCCCGGTTTCGCCGACCCGGTGAACCTTGGCCTCGGCATGGCGACCATCGGATTCACCGTCGTGTTCTACCTGCTCTTCACCGGCGTCCTGCGGCAACTCGCCGTGATGCTGGGACTGCTGGCCGGAACCGCTGCCGCCGCCGTGGCCGGCGCGATCGACGTCGGCGGCGGCGCCGGCGGCGGACTGGTTCAGCTGCCGCAGCTGATGCCCTTCGGCTCGCCCGAGTTCAACCTTGTCGCCGCGCTGCCGCTGATGCTCTACAGCCTCGCCTCCATGGCGGAGGCCACCGGGCAGACCGTCATCAACGCCGAGGCCGTCGGCAAGGACATCGACAAGCGGACCGACGTACCGAAGACCGTCAGAGGCGACGCGCTCACCTCGCTGTTCGGCGGGTTCTTCGGCCTGCCGCTCATGGTCACCAGCGGTGAGAACATCGGCATCGTCCGCGTCACCGGCGTCCGCAGCCGCTACGTCACCGCCGCGGCCGGCGTCGTCCTCATCGCCATCGGGTTCCTCGCGCCCGTGACCAGCGCGATCAGCGTCATCCCGTCCGCGGTCGTCGGCGGAACCGCCATGGTCGTCTTCGCCGTCATCACGGTGCTCGGCATCCAGATGCTCGGCCGCTCCGACCTCGACAAGCACACCAGCACCTTCATCTGCGCCGTCGCTCTCGCGCTCGGGCTGCTGCCCATCCTCGTCCCCGGGGTGTACGGCGGCTTCCCGCCGAACGTGCGGATCCTCCTCGAAAGCGGCGTCGCCGTAGGCGCGTTCGTCGCCGCCGTCCTCAACGTCCTCTTCCACCACGTCAGGCCCGGCGTCGCCGCGCGCCTGAGCACCGCACGCACGGAAAGCGACCGATGA